The Mycetohabitans endofungorum genome contains a region encoding:
- a CDS encoding PTS sugar transporter subunit IIA translates to MNRLAKILPIENVVLGLSVTSKKRVFEQAGLIFENQNGIARSVVTDNLFARERLGSTGLGEGVAIPHGRIKGLKQPLAAFVRLAEPIPFESPDGQPVQLLIFLLVPEQATQQHLEILSEIAQLLSDQQARKNLSTEPDRGALHQLLTQWQP, encoded by the coding sequence ATGAATCGTCTAGCTAAAATCCTGCCCATTGAGAATGTCGTGCTGGGTCTGTCCGTGACCAGCAAGAAGCGGGTTTTCGAACAAGCCGGCCTGATCTTTGAAAATCAAAACGGCATTGCCCGTAGCGTCGTCACCGATAACCTGTTTGCGCGCGAACGGCTCGGCTCGACCGGTCTGGGCGAAGGCGTGGCGATCCCGCATGGGCGCATTAAGGGGCTGAAGCAGCCGCTGGCGGCATTTGTGCGGCTTGCCGAACCCATTCCGTTTGAGTCGCCGGACGGCCAGCCGGTCCAATTGCTGATCTTCCTGCTTGTGCCAGAACAGGCGACGCAGCAACATCTCGAAATCCTGTCCGAGATCGCACAACTGTTGTCGGACCAGCAAGCGCGCAAGAATCTGTCCACCGAGCCGGACCGTGGCGCGCTGCACCAACTGCTGACTCAGTGGCAACCCTAA
- the hpf gene encoding ribosome hibernation-promoting factor, HPF/YfiA family — protein sequence MNLKISGHHLDVTPALREYVVAKLDRVLRHFDQVIDGTVLLAVDNHKEKEKRQRVEVNLHLKGKDIFVESANGDLYAAIDMLIDKLDRQVLRYKGRLQGHQHEAIKYVPVPEQPAP from the coding sequence ATGAATCTGAAGATCAGTGGACACCACCTGGACGTCACGCCCGCCCTGCGCGAATATGTGGTCGCGAAGCTCGACCGAGTGCTCAGGCATTTTGACCAGGTGATCGATGGCACTGTGCTACTGGCCGTGGACAATCACAAGGAAAAGGAAAAACGGCAAAGGGTGGAGGTCAACCTGCACCTGAAGGGCAAGGACATCTTTGTCGAGAGCGCGAATGGCGACCTGTACGCGGCGATCGACATGCTGATCGACAAACTCGACCGTCAGGTATTGCGTTACAAGGGCCGGCTGCAAGGCCACCAGCATGAGGCGATCAAGTACGTGCCTGTTCCCGAGCAACCGGCACCCTGA